The DNA window CTGTCTCAGGATAAGATGGCTCTGCAGAGAATCAAAGAAGCAGCAGAGAAAGCGAAAAAAGAACTTTCTTCTTCTACAACAACCAACATCAACCTGCCATTCATCACAGCTACAGCAGAAGGTCCGAAACACTTCGATATGAACCTGACAAAAGCAAAATTCGATGAACTGACACATGATCTGGTAGAACTGACAGCAGAACCTGTAAGAAGAGCACTGTCAGATGCAGGACTGACCGCTTCTGAACTGAGCAAAGTCCTTCTGGTTGGTGGTTCTACACGTATCCCGGCTGTACAGGATAAAGTAAAACAGCTGACAGGACATGAACCAAGCAAGAGCCTGAACCCGGATGAGTGCGTAGCTCTGGGAGCTTCCGTACAGGGTGGTAAACTGGCAGGCGATGCCGGTGCCGGCGATATCCTGCTTCTGGATGTAACTCCACTGTCACTGTCTATCGAGACAATGGGTGGTATCGCAACCAGACTGATCGAGAGAAATACAACCATCCCGACCAAGAAGAGCCAGATCTTCTCCACAGCAGCAGATAACCAGACAGCCGTAGACATCAACGTCGTACAGGGTGAGAGACAGTTTGCGAAAGACAACAAATCTCTTGGACAGTTCCGTCTGGATGGTATCCCGCCAGCAAGAAGAGGTGTTCCGCAGATCGAAGTAACTTTTGATATTGATGCCAACGGTATCGTAAATGTATCTGCAAAAGACCTGGGAACAGGAAAAGAACAGCACATTACTATCACAGCTGGTTCCAATATGTCTGATTCCGATATCGACAAAGCAGTAAAAGAAGCTGCTGAGTACGAAGCACAGGATAAGAAGAGAAAAGAAGCTATCGATACAAGAAACGATGCAGACGCTATGGTATTCCAGACAGAGAAAGCCATCGAAGAAGTAGGTGACAAACTGGATGCCAACGATAAGACAGCAGTAGAAGCTGATCTGGCAGCTCTGAAAGATCTGATTGCAAAGGCTCCTGTAGATAACATGACAGATGAGCAAGTTGCAGAGATCAAAGCTGCAAAAGAAAAACTGATGGAAAGCGCACAGAAACTGTTCGCAAAAGTATACGAGCAGGCACAGGGAGCAGCAGGTGCTCAGGGTGCAGGTCCGGACATGAACGGTGCAGCAGGCGGTGCTTCTCAGGGATCCAGCGAAGCAGGCTACGGCGATGATGTCGTAGACGCTGACTACAAAGAAGTTTAATAAAGCGAATAAAAATGCTTACCAAACGGTTGCAAAACTCATGTAAGTAAGTTCAGGGGACGGGGATACCGGAAGGATCACCGTCCCCATAATGTGATGATACCAGGGTTAAAAGGTCGGAAATCTGACGCAAGCTTGCTTGCAGGAAGATTTCTGAACTTTTAACCCGCCAAAAACATGAGTAAGTAGCTATTTTTCGAAGAAAAATGAGCGGATTACGAATGTTTTTGAGGATTGTGAGAGTACGAAGTACGGAACAATCCGGTATCAAAGGGGTCAAAATATTTTTTGACCCCAACATCATTTAGTTTGATAATTCCGCAGTTGTATCCCCCAGGGGTACGAGGCGTTTCGATAAGGTGAAAGAAAATGGCAGAGAAAAGAGATTATTATGAGGTTCTGGGTGTAGAGCGCGGAGCTGATGATGCGACCTTGAAAAAAGCATACCGGAAACTGGCGAAAAAATATCATCCGGATATGAACCCAGGGGATAAAGAAGCAGAAGCAAAATTCAAAGAGGCGACAGAGGCGTACAGCGTACTGAGCGATCCGGAAAAGAGAAGAACATACGACCAGTACGGTCATGCAGCATTTGAAAATGGTGGAGCCGGTCAGGGTGGCGGTTTCGGTGGATTCGACTTTAACGGCGCAGATATGGGCGATATCTTCGGCGATATTTTCGGGGATCTGTTCGGCGGCGGAAGAAGCCGCAGAGCGAACAACGGTCCGATGCGTGGAGCAAACCTGCGTGCGGTTGTTCATATTACTTTCCAGGAAGCAGTTTTCGGCTGCGAAAAAGAACTGGAACTGACACTGAAAGATACCTGTACCAAATGTAACGGAACCGGTGCAAAACCGGGTACTTCTCCGGAAACCTGTAGCAAATGTCATGGAACCGGTCAGGTAACCTATACACAGCAGTCCATGTTCGGTATGGTACGAAACGTACAGACCTGTCCGGACTGTGGAGGAACCGGTAAGATCATCAAAGACAAATGCCCGGATTGCCGTGGAACCGGATTTACCGCAAGCAGAAAGAAGATCCAGGTATCTATTCCGGCAGGTATCGACGATGGACAGAGCATCCGTATTCGTGAAAAAGGAGAACCGGGAACCAATGGCGGACCGAGAGGCGATCTGCTGGTAGAAGTACAGGTAGCCCGTCATCCGATCTTCCAGAGACAGGATATGAATATCTTCTCCACAGCACCGATCACCTATGCACAGGCTGCACTGGGTGGTAAGATCCGCATCAACACGGTAGACGGTGAAGTAGAGTACGAAGTAAAACCCGGTACACAGACCGATACCAAGATCCGTCTGCGCGGAAAAGGTGTACCGTCACTGAGAAACAAAAATGTTCGTGGTGATCAGTATGTCACCCTGGTTGTCCAGGTACCGACCAAACTTTCCGAGGAAGCCAAAGATGCACTTCGTGCTTTCGACGCAGCATGCCAGGGAAAACCGGCACCGGAGAAAGAAAAGAAAAAACGCTTCATGGATAAACTGAAAGAAACCTTTGAGGATTAGTAACTATTCAGTAAGGAATATTTGTAACTGTGAAGGAACTGAACAGTTACGAAGATTAGAAATAACAGACTGTACGACAGAAAATAAAAAAGAGTCAGACAGTTACAGGCAAAAGAGACTGTCCGGAAAACAGAAATAGTTTCCGGGCAATCTCTTTTGTTGCTTTTTCGGACAGAATCTAGTATAGTTATCATAGCTATGCACTTGTGTACTTGTACAGAAAGGTGAGAAATACTATGAAATGGAAAAAATTTAAAATAAAAACAGTGACAGATGCAGAAGATATTATCATCAGTACGTTATATGATATCGGACTGGAAGGCGCACAGATTGAAGACAAAGTGCCGCTGACTGCGATGGAAAAAGAGCAGATGTTTGTAGACATCCTGCCGGACGGACCGGAAGATGACGGAATCGCTTACTTAAGTTTCTTTGTGGAAGAGGCAGAAGACGGAACCCTTACGGTAAATGGCGAGGAGAAAACAGAAGAAGAGATTCTTTCTCAGGTAAAAGAAGAACTGGAATCCCTGCGGATGTTCTGTGAGATCGGCGAGGGCAGTATTGCCGTGGATGAGACGGAAGATATCGACTGGATCAACAACTGGAAAAAATACTTCAAACAGTTTTATGTGGATGACATTCTGATCATTCCTTCCTGGGAAGAAGTCAAAGAAGAAGACAAAGACAAGATGATCATCCATATCGATCCGGGAACAGCATTTGGAACCGGTATGCATGAGACCACACAGCTGTGTATCCGCCAGCTGAAAAAATACGTGACACCGGAGACCGAACTTCTCGATGTGGGAACCGGAAGCGGTATTCTGTCGATCATTGCACTGAAAATGGGTGCAAAACACGCAGTCGGAACCGATCTGGATCCATGTGCGGTACCGGCAGTGGAAGAAAATAAAGAAGTAAACGGAATCATTCCGGAAAGCTTCGACATGATGATCGGAAATATCATCGATGACAAAGAAGTACAGGATAAAGTCGGATACGGATGCTACGATATCGTAGTGGCAAATATTTTGGCAGATGTTTTGGTACCGCTGACACCGGTCATTGTTAACCAGATGAAACCGGGCGCAGTATATATTACCTCCGGTATCATCGATGACAAAGAACCGACCGTAGTAGATGCCGTGAAAGCAGCCGGTCTGGAGATTCTGGAAGTGACATATCAGGGCGAGTGGGTATCCGTAACCGCAAGAAAGCAGGCGTAAGATGTATCGTTTTTTTGTAAAACCGGAACAGATTGATATGGAAGAAAAAAAGGTGCATATCACAGGCAGTGATGTGAACCATATAAAAAATGTGCTTCGGATGCGTCAGGGAGAAACCATCCTGATCAGCGCAGGGGATAATCTGGAATATACCTGTCTGGTCGGCGAGATGGAAGCGGAAGAAGTGATCGCAGATATCAGCTATGTGCAGGAAGTAGGCATGGAGCTGCCGTCAAAGATTTATCTGTTTCAGGGACTTCCAAAGAGTGACAAGATGGAGATGATCATTCAGAAAGCGGTGGAACTCGGCGTTTATGAAGTGATTCCGGTGAGCACTGCACGGGCGGTAGTAAAACTGGATGCCAAAAAAGAAGCATCCAAACAGAAACGGTGGCAGACGATCGCAGAAAGCGCTGCAAAACAGTCCAAACGAATGGTGATTCCACAGATTCATTCTGTGATGAAGTTTTCAGAGGCAGTGAACTACGCCGGAGAGCTGGATATCCGGTTTATTCCGTATGAACTTGCCGAAGATATGGCGCATACGAAAAAACTGTTTGAACAGATCGAACCGGGACAGTCCATCGGTATCTTTATCGGACCGGAAGGTGGATTTACACCGGAAGAGATTGAACTTGCCATGGCACATCAGGTACAGCCGATCACACTGGGAAAACGGATTTTGCGGACAGAGACAGCAGGAATGACGGTACTCTCGATCCTGATGTTTTTGCTGGAAGGAAAGGAATAACAAGTGGAAGCATATTTAGATAATTCAGCCACAACCCGCTGTTATGCAGAGGTGAAGGATATTGTCGTAAAGACTATGATGGATGACTATGGCAATCCTTCCGCCATGCATCAGAAGGGTGTGGAGAGTGAACGATACGTGAAAGAAGCGGCAGGACAGATCGCGGCTACGTTAAAAGTACAGGAAAAAGAAATTTATTTTACCTCCGGTGGAACCGAGTCCAACAACTGGGCACTGATCGGAACAGCACTGGCAAACAGACGGCAGGGGAATCATATCATTATCAGTAGCATTGAACATCCGGCAGTATCCGCCCCGGCGGAATTTCTGGAAAGCCAGGGATTTGAAGTGACGAGACTGGGTGTCAATGCACAGGGACAGATTTCTCTGGAAGAACTGAAAGAAGCGATCCGTCCGGAGACGGTTCTGGTATCGGTGATGTTTGTGAATAACGAAATCGGAGCGGTAGAGCCGATTGCAGAGATCGGGGAACTGATCAAACAGGTGAATCCGAAGACGTATTTTCATGTAGATGCGATTCAGGCATATGGAAAATTCCGGATTCTTCCGAAAAAAATGCATATCGATATGCTTTCCGCGAGCGGACATAAGATTCACGGACCGAAAGGAACCGGATTCTTATATATCAGTGAAAAAATGAAAATTGTCCCGATCATCTACGGAGGTGGTCAGCAGAAAGGCATGCGCTCCGGCACGGACAATGTGCCGGGAATCGCAGGACTGGGACTGGCTTCTAAAATGGTCTATGATCATCTGGAAGAAAATGTAAATCATATGTATGATCTTCGCGCGTATTTTGTCGGAGAACTCGAAAAGATGGATCAGGTTGTGGTTCATGGTCCGCACGGGGAAGCGGCTGCGCCGCAGATCGTAAGTGCTGCATTTGTGGGTGTGCGAAGCGAAGTGTTATTACATACCCTGGAAGAAAGAGACATCTATGTGTCAGCGGGAAGTGCCTGCTCCACACATAAAAGAAGCGGAAGCCCGACGCTGACAGCCATCGGACTGCCGAAGAATCAGATGGAAGCAACCGTACGGTTCAGTTTCTGTGAGACAACCACAAAAGAAGAACTGGACTATACGTTACAGGTGTTAAATGAAGTAGTACCGATGCTGCGCCGGTATGCAAGACATTAAGCGCAGGAAGGAACAGAAGGAGAAAAGAGATGTTTAAAGCATTTTTAGTAAAATATGCGGAGATCGGCATCAAGGGAAAAAACAGATATCTGTTTGAAGATGCGCTGATCCGTCAGATGGAATATGTATTGAAACCGGTAGAGGGAACCTTCCATGTAACCAAAGAGCAGGGAAGAATCTATGTGCTGACCGAGGGTGACTTTGATTATGAGGAAGCGCTGGAAGCGTTAAAACGCGTATTTGGTATTGCGTATATCTGCCCGGTTGTGATCAAAGAAGATCAGGGATACGAACAGCTGGAAAAAGATGTGGTGGCTTATGTGGACCATGTGTATCCGGATAAAAATAAAACATTCAAGATGCATGTACGCCGTGCAAAGAAGACCTATCCGGGAACTTCGATGGAACTGAATGCAAACCTCGGCGGAGCGATCCTGGATGCATTTCCGGAGATGAAAGTCGATGTGCACGATCCACAGCTGCTGATCACGGTGGAGATCCGTGAAAAAATCTATATTTATTCCGAGTCTATCCCGGGACCTGGCGGTATGCCGATCGGAACTAACGGAAAAGCGATGCTTTTGTTATCAGGTGGTATCGACTCTCCGGTAGCCGGTTACATGATCGCAAAACGTGGCGTAAAGATCGATGCGGTTTATTTCCATGCACCGCCATACACCAGCGAACGTGCCAAACAGAAAGTGGTAGATCTGGCAAAACTGGTGGCAAGATACAGCGGACCGATCAATCTGTATGTTGTAAACTTTACAGATATTCAGCTGTATATCTACGATCAGTGCCCGCACGACGAGCTGACAATCATTATGCGCCGTTACATGATGAAGATTGCAGAACGCATCGGAAAAGAGCAGGGATGCCTGGGATTGATCACAGGAGAGAGCATCGGACAGGTGGCAAGCCAGACCGTACAGAGTCTTGCGGCAACGAACGAAGTGTGCACGATGCCGGTATTCCGTCCGGTGATCGGATTTGACAAACAGGAGATCGTGGATATCTCTCTGAAGATCAATACTTACGAGACATCCATTCAGCCATACGAAGACTGCTGTACGATCTTTGTGGCAAAACATCCGGTAACCAAACCGAACATCCAGATGATCAAAAAATCAGAGACAAAACTTGCAGAGAAGATTGATGAGATGATGGATCAGGCGGTCAATACCGCAGAGAGGATCTATATTGAAGCGTAAACTGGAAGCGAGATAAAATACGCGAAGCGTAAAAAACGGGAGTCTGTGAAACATAGACTCCCGATTTAAAAGTGCAGAATCATCATTCAATAATGTATGGAGCAAGTACCTTTAATACTTCGTCCAGGCTGCTTCCTTCTGCATGAAC is part of the Blautia faecicola genome and encodes:
- the thiI gene encoding tRNA uracil 4-sulfurtransferase ThiI, which codes for MFKAFLVKYAEIGIKGKNRYLFEDALIRQMEYVLKPVEGTFHVTKEQGRIYVLTEGDFDYEEALEALKRVFGIAYICPVVIKEDQGYEQLEKDVVAYVDHVYPDKNKTFKMHVRRAKKTYPGTSMELNANLGGAILDAFPEMKVDVHDPQLLITVEIREKIYIYSESIPGPGGMPIGTNGKAMLLLSGGIDSPVAGYMIAKRGVKIDAVYFHAPPYTSERAKQKVVDLAKLVARYSGPINLYVVNFTDIQLYIYDQCPHDELTIIMRRYMMKIAERIGKEQGCLGLITGESIGQVASQTVQSLAATNEVCTMPVFRPVIGFDKQEIVDISLKINTYETSIQPYEDCCTIFVAKHPVTKPNIQMIKKSETKLAEKIDEMMDQAVNTAERIYIEA
- the dnaJ gene encoding molecular chaperone DnaJ, encoding MAEKRDYYEVLGVERGADDATLKKAYRKLAKKYHPDMNPGDKEAEAKFKEATEAYSVLSDPEKRRTYDQYGHAAFENGGAGQGGGFGGFDFNGADMGDIFGDIFGDLFGGGRSRRANNGPMRGANLRAVVHITFQEAVFGCEKELELTLKDTCTKCNGTGAKPGTSPETCSKCHGTGQVTYTQQSMFGMVRNVQTCPDCGGTGKIIKDKCPDCRGTGFTASRKKIQVSIPAGIDDGQSIRIREKGEPGTNGGPRGDLLVEVQVARHPIFQRQDMNIFSTAPITYAQAALGGKIRINTVDGEVEYEVKPGTQTDTKIRLRGKGVPSLRNKNVRGDQYVTLVVQVPTKLSEEAKDALRAFDAACQGKPAPEKEKKKRFMDKLKETFED
- a CDS encoding cysteine desulfurase family protein, whose protein sequence is MEAYLDNSATTRCYAEVKDIVVKTMMDDYGNPSAMHQKGVESERYVKEAAGQIAATLKVQEKEIYFTSGGTESNNWALIGTALANRRQGNHIIISSIEHPAVSAPAEFLESQGFEVTRLGVNAQGQISLEELKEAIRPETVLVSVMFVNNEIGAVEPIAEIGELIKQVNPKTYFHVDAIQAYGKFRILPKKMHIDMLSASGHKIHGPKGTGFLYISEKMKIVPIIYGGGQQKGMRSGTDNVPGIAGLGLASKMVYDHLEENVNHMYDLRAYFVGELEKMDQVVVHGPHGEAAAPQIVSAAFVGVRSEVLLHTLEERDIYVSAGSACSTHKRSGSPTLTAIGLPKNQMEATVRFSFCETTTKEELDYTLQVLNEVVPMLRRYARH
- a CDS encoding 16S rRNA (uracil(1498)-N(3))-methyltransferase → MYRFFVKPEQIDMEEKKVHITGSDVNHIKNVLRMRQGETILISAGDNLEYTCLVGEMEAEEVIADISYVQEVGMELPSKIYLFQGLPKSDKMEMIIQKAVELGVYEVIPVSTARAVVKLDAKKEASKQKRWQTIAESAAKQSKRMVIPQIHSVMKFSEAVNYAGELDIRFIPYELAEDMAHTKKLFEQIEPGQSIGIFIGPEGGFTPEEIELAMAHQVQPITLGKRILRTETAGMTVLSILMFLLEGKE
- the dnaK gene encoding molecular chaperone DnaK, which codes for MGKIIGIDLGTTNSCVAVMEGGKPTVITNAEGARTTPSVVAFTKTGERLVGEPAKRQAVTNADKTVSSIKRHMGTDYKVTIDDKKYSPQEISAMILQKMKSDAENYLGEKVTEAVITVPAYFNDAQRQATKDAGKIAGLDVKRIINEPTAAALAYGLDNEQEQKIMVYDLGGGTFDVSIIEIGDGVIEVLSTAGNNRLGGDDFDQKVADYMLAEFKRTEGVDLSQDKMALQRIKEAAEKAKKELSSSTTTNINLPFITATAEGPKHFDMNLTKAKFDELTHDLVELTAEPVRRALSDAGLTASELSKVLLVGGSTRIPAVQDKVKQLTGHEPSKSLNPDECVALGASVQGGKLAGDAGAGDILLLDVTPLSLSIETMGGIATRLIERNTTIPTKKSQIFSTAADNQTAVDINVVQGERQFAKDNKSLGQFRLDGIPPARRGVPQIEVTFDIDANGIVNVSAKDLGTGKEQHITITAGSNMSDSDIDKAVKEAAEYEAQDKKRKEAIDTRNDADAMVFQTEKAIEEVGDKLDANDKTAVEADLAALKDLIAKAPVDNMTDEQVAEIKAAKEKLMESAQKLFAKVYEQAQGAAGAQGAGPDMNGAAGGASQGSSEAGYGDDVVDADYKEV
- the prmA gene encoding 50S ribosomal protein L11 methyltransferase, producing the protein MKWKKFKIKTVTDAEDIIISTLYDIGLEGAQIEDKVPLTAMEKEQMFVDILPDGPEDDGIAYLSFFVEEAEDGTLTVNGEEKTEEEILSQVKEELESLRMFCEIGEGSIAVDETEDIDWINNWKKYFKQFYVDDILIIPSWEEVKEEDKDKMIIHIDPGTAFGTGMHETTQLCIRQLKKYVTPETELLDVGTGSGILSIIALKMGAKHAVGTDLDPCAVPAVEENKEVNGIIPESFDMMIGNIIDDKEVQDKVGYGCYDIVVANILADVLVPLTPVIVNQMKPGAVYITSGIIDDKEPTVVDAVKAAGLEILEVTYQGEWVSVTARKQA